In Desulfobacter hydrogenophilus, the genomic stretch GTGAAATGATCCCAGATGATTAAGCCAGATGGCCCGGCGCTCTTTGGGCGTGGGCAGGGGGAAGTCAATGATCATGTCCAGCCTGCGGGTGAAGGCCGCGTCGAACCGGGCCTTGCTGTTGCTGGTGAGCAGCACTACTCCGGTGTAGGTTTCGATTCTCTGGAGCAGGTAGTTGGTTTGGGAGTTGGCGAACCGGTCATTGGCATCTTTGACATCGGTGCGTTTGCCGAACAGGGAGTCTGCTTCGTCAAACAAAAGGACCACGTCTTCCTGTTCCGACTGCCCCAGGAGTCGGGCCAGGTTTTTTTCGGTTTCCCCGATGTATTTACTGGTGATGGATGCCAGGTCCACCCGGTACAGGGGGGTGCTCAGTCGGTTGGCCAGCCAGCTTGCGGCCAACGTCTTGCCTGTACCTGACGGACCGGTAAACAGGGCTTTGACGCCCATTTCGTACCGGGCCTTGAGGGTGATGCCCAGATCGTTCACCAGCTGTTCGCGCAGGCGACACCGCTGCTCCAGCAAATCCAGCTGTCTTTGGGTCCGGGGCCGGACCACCAGGGTTTTGTCGGTGACTTGGGCTTTCACGGGTTGGGCCATAGCACTCAAGCCCCTGTTCTCCCGGAGCCAGGCTGCTTCCCGAATGTCCTCCATGCCAACAGCGTCTTTTTGGTGAATGATGCTTTGACGTTTGGCCAGACCCGCCAACTCAATGATCCGGTCCATACCGTGGATATGGTCGGATGCCAGTTGTTCGGATAATTCGGACCGGTTCAGATGTTTGTCCCAGAGGCTTTTGCGTTCCTCATGGGTCGGCAAAGGGATGGTCCAGCCGATGACCTGTCCGACATTGGATTCAAAGGCGCCTTCATGGCCGGCAAGCACCAGTACAGGGCCTTGATACCCCGTGATCTCCGGAAGGTTGATCTGATCCCCCGGCCCGCACTCATAACTCAAAATCGGTAAAAGGCTTTTTTGAATGCAGATGGTTCCCAACCCGGTAAAGGCCTTTTCCTGATTCTCAATCATTAAGGCCTTTTTCCCAAGAGTAACGGCAATATGACGGGCAGCCCTTGTTTTTTCCCGGATAGACGAAGACCGGATCACCAGGGCGTCTCTGGAGCCCTGGGCCAGGGACCGGGCCTGGAGGTCTGCCTGCCGGGCCAGGGAGTGCGGCAGTTCAAATCCGTCATCGTCACCTATGATTCGGGTACCGGGCCATGAAAAGCGGCCCCCTGCTACGTTCAATGCCACAGGTGTATGCAGGCGCACCGACTGCTCTGGCAGGGGAGCCGCTTCATTCAGCATCTGAAGAAGACCCAGCGCAACGGCTTTCCCATGGACGATGTTTGCCATGATATTTCCCATATTATTACCAGGGTATATTCCCGAATCCCGGATCAAAGCGGCCAGCAGGCTCAGCGTGGGCCGGGATCCGCCCATGGGTTGTTGAAGGTAAGCCATGCAACGGCCTGCCATGGGATCGGTTTCCACAAGATAACACAGGGTCAGGGCGATGATATCGGAACAAGCCGGTTGCGTCGTTCCCAGAAGCCCGATCAGGTTTTTTTCCCCGGCGTGGGAGTTTTGGATCATATCGTTTAAGTTCAACGGTCCATGGGGCCTGGGTGGAACGGCGTGCATCAGATAGGCGGCTTCGGGCTGACTGGGTTCCTTTTGCTGGTCCGGGGGCAGCATGCCTGCCAGCAACCCCATGACCCAGTTCCTGATATCCAGGGCAGGTAAATTGTCCCTTGGCGGGATGACATGTTGAATGTGAATGGTATTAGGCATGGTTAACTGTCTCCCCCAACATAATGAAATTGAAACACCCGTCCCAGCCACGGCACCCAGCCAGGGTTGATATCGAGTCCTGCCATACGCACACGGATATCCAGTTGGCTAAAAGGGAACGTCAGGTCCAGGTGGGTTTTTGTGGTTGCGATATACGCCGGGCGGCGAATTAAGTCCCTAAGTTCCATGGCGGCAGCATCACGGCAATACCGTTCCATGGCGGTCACCATGGTATCCACCAGTCGATCCAGGGACCAGTCTTGGGACACAACCGGACCCGGATTTATGTGATATCGGTCGAGCCAGGGCGCTACCCGGTATCGGTTTTTTCGACGCCAGACGCCAATCATCAGCGGGTTTTCGGAATCAAGGAGCAGGCCGTATCCATTAAAACCGTTGATTGTTGCCACACGGAAATTATCCTCTTCCGATGACGGCTTCGGCAGAATGCGCCGCCATTGCGGTGGTGCTGCAAATTCAGGAATTACGGTAGCAGGTTCCGGTTTTTCCCCGAGAAATGCAAGGGCCGGATCATCCGGTGGAATGGAAAAAAGCGTTGCGCATCGGAAAAGAATGTGCCGGGGAAGATCGAGATCGTTATACTCCGGAAATTTTTCCATTAACGTGTCCACCCCAATGCGCTTCATCAGGGGGATTATGAAAATTAATCCCGCATACTCGCTGGTCTCACCGGCAAATCCGCCCAGAAACGGCAAAATATCCCTTAAGACATGTTTTCTAAACGGTGTGGATTGACTATGTTCCGATTCCGGGGAAGGGGAACCCGAAGAATCGGAGGCCACTGTGTGACCGGGAGGACCGGGGGCCTGGGGATAGCCGTCAACCAAAATATGTTCAGGTGGCTGACGCGACTTTTCGTAAATGCTGTCGGTGTGTTGGGATATAGCCTTTCCGGCCCCATCCTGTTCCGATTTCGGCTCTGCCGTGGGTTTGTTCTTGTAGACAAACTCCGACTCAGCATAGTCGGTTGCGATTTGACCATGGGCATTTGTCTCTTGCATTGTCGCTTCTGATGGAATCCCACCGGATTGATTCAGCTTCCCTCGGATTTGTCTATGAACTTCAGGGCCTGCATCCTGGTGCGGATCACCCACGTTTCCCCGGTCCTTTTTAGTACCTTGGGTATCACGGGGATTGGCAGGGAGGTTGGAAACCGTCCCAAGCAAGCGGTTCAAGTGAACCGGATCTGCAGCTTGATTCATCCGGGCCAAAACCAGATAGGACGCAAGCGCAAACCTTGGATCAAAAATCG encodes the following:
- a CDS encoding ATP-binding protein — its product is MPNTIHIQHVIPPRDNLPALDIRNWVMGLLAGMLPPDQQKEPSQPEAAYLMHAVPPRPHGPLNLNDMIQNSHAGEKNLIGLLGTTQPACSDIIALTLCYLVETDPMAGRCMAYLQQPMGGSRPTLSLLAALIRDSGIYPGNNMGNIMANIVHGKAVALGLLQMLNEAAPLPEQSVRLHTPVALNVAGGRFSWPGTRIIGDDDGFELPHSLARQADLQARSLAQGSRDALVIRSSSIREKTRAARHIAVTLGKKALMIENQEKAFTGLGTICIQKSLLPILSYECGPGDQINLPEITGYQGPVLVLAGHEGAFESNVGQVIGWTIPLPTHEERKSLWDKHLNRSELSEQLASDHIHGMDRIIELAGLAKRQSIIHQKDAVGMEDIREAAWLRENRGLSAMAQPVKAQVTDKTLVVRPRTQRQLDLLEQRCRLREQLVNDLGITLKARYEMGVKALFTGPSGTGKTLAASWLANRLSTPLYRVDLASITSKYIGETEKNLARLLGQSEQEDVVLLFDEADSLFGKRTDVKDANDRFANSQTNYLLQRIETYTGVVLLTSNSKARFDAAFTRRLDMIIDFPLPTPKERRAIWLNHLGSFHTLSKGNINQLAMQCELSGGHIRNVVLTAAVMAKSRKERISFETVIYALSDEYRKIGKQLAPELRQFKRKEPS